ctttcctcgctgggcttttttccctgttggatcccctgggcttatagcaccttgcttttccatctagagtgtagcttagcaagtaataataataataataataataataataataataataataataataataataataataataataataataataataataataataataatatttaaaggttAAGTAATgtaccttttatatatttttttcagttttcttcaaaatgataccacccaaaaagaggttctcattcggtaTATCTCATAAAACAAATTCGGTGAAAAggaaaagatagcaggaaacagaagagcagaggaatttacagAGAGGAACAAATACAAGAacaatggcagctagacgtgagacactGAATGAAGAAACAGGAAAAACTCAtgaaagtagaatggcagctaaccacaaagcagaaaatgaagagtagattgatttaagaaggaacactgatGCAAGTAGAATGCCAGTTAGATGTGAGGCAGAAGGAGAGGAGCAGATGAATTTGTGAAGAAACACTAATACaatcagaatggcagctagacgtgaagccgaaaATGAAGTGCTTCACTTGTAATCCAAGATACCCTAAGAAACAGATAACATAGTACAAATTAGCATAATGTCACTACATTGTAATCTCAGTGATGCTCAGAAAGGGAAGAATGAACCTCCTAGATTGTGTTGCAGGGGAGAGAAAGTTATattgcctttgttagttgaacctcctgaatatgTGGAGAAGAAaaacttctcaatggaacatcccatcattcaaaacattttctttaaaACATAATACTATACAATAATGATTTCCAGATGgcttcatttggagcaaaatttggaaatgaggagggatttatgcccacatttaaaatccaagggcaaatatactCGGACAACGCCGGGTAACCCtgctagtatatatttatatatactgcatatatatatatatatatatatatatatatatatatatatatatatatatatatatatatatatatatatatatatatatatatgtatgtatatatatatgtatgtatatatatatatatatatatatatatatatatatatatatatatatatatatatatatatatatatatatatatatatataaggatgccaAGTGTCTGAAGTGTAAACTTCGTCGAAAATGATTCCAGTTTGATGGATGAGCAAAATTCCattaacttgatatatatatagtatatttaacaCAATTAACAAGAAACAAGACCAATGTCTATAACAACAATCAAATAATAAAAGTTACATAAATAACGATGAAGTGTTTAAAGTCTAAACCTCCGTGCAATATCATGAAAGAGCAAAAATGTTAACGGGAACTAACGCACAATCTTTTGCTAAGGCATTTGATCAACTGGACAGCTAAAAACTGCTCAAGATTGAAAATCCTGAAACTATATAACTTTTAGTTTTAAGCTTCTAGAATATAGGATTTTCGGCTTCATGAAAATCTGTGAGAAGTTAATGGTTTTCGTGAAATCGGTATTAGCATACCGAATTGTTTTATATATTCCCAAAAACTCATTCTGAAATCCCTTCCTCTATTTCATATCTGGAAGGTTAAGTATCTAGCGAtgtttaaattttaataatttctaatGTCTCAACTTCTGAAAGCGACTCCAGTGAACAAAAGATTTCCGGATTCCAAACCCAAAAGATCGGATGACATGCGTAGTTCCAGGACGCATCATAGGCCTTCTAGCTGAAAGGACTTCTAGGCTAATTGTTCGCGACAGGAGTGATTTCCGTTGGAGTAAGGACCAGAGAGTACTGGAGGCCCTGGTTTCCAGTGACGTTGTAGGTGACGGTCTGAATGTTTCCGTCAGGCAGCAGAAGAGACCAGGAGCCGAAGACGTCACCGTTGGGGAGTTTGACCTCTGCCCTGTTCTGGAAGTTGTTGGTCGGAGGGTCGGCCACTTCGAAGGCGAATTCGTAAGGGATGATGGGCTGGGAGGGGAGAGTATTTTGTTTGTATAATGAATTAGGAATAAAAGGTTAATAAGTACAAAACTTAATTTAAAGATCAATAAGAGAGTAGATAGATAGctatgtaaaaaataaaagttcATGGGAAGTTTATAGAGCAGAGAAACATTGATATCAAGGAGATAATTACTACTACCAATATTGTGTTATCAAATCATATTGAGTGTTTAACATTTCATATGATTATGGCTGTTTATACGACTACATAAGCAAATTAAGCTACAAAGCTCAACATTAATGACAAGATTTCACATTAATAATGGGTGTACTTACTCAACTACTAATTCTACGAAATGAAAATTAACAATGGCTCCAAACACTGACTTACATAAAGACTGTCTGAATGATGACTCTGGGGTGAAGGGAAACAGAGCACAGCTGATACCAGCGTCACAAGAATCAGGACCTGAGGGAAAGATAAAGCGGGGCAGATGAAAACATTTAACTTCATTTTCAGGGTTGTTAGATCCTTGATATTTAAGCTGCTTCAGGATGCAAAAAAAGAAAACTAGAGTAACATCATcgtttccaagatttttttttttttttttttttttgaaatatagattttactaattttatatgtatatttcgtTTGGTACATCTCTAAACGGGCTGCCATCCCAACTGTAATAAGCTTtagataattagaaaataaaaggaTGTTCGTGAAACATTCACAGCCTCTTGCCCTTTTGCTTATTATGTAATTTGCATTGACTTTTCTGTTTATTATGGGAGGGGTTATTGTCCGATCATAATGGCTTTTGTAATGAATGGAAATCTTTTGAATCGACGtgacattacattttttttttagttttgtctaAAAAGTTGGGTCAGGATTACGATAACCTAGACATACTTGCACCATTTGAAAATGCATGATACGGAAAGACTGGCGAACAGGCATTCTTCATTTTAACGAATATAGAAGAAAAACAAATGTGCTTCTCATAGAGGCAgaagatatataaatattctaatgaGGAAAATATTCCATATACAGTGATATATAAACAGTTATGCCCCCGGATAAAAAACAAGAGTAGCTGAAAAACTTTTTATCGCAAACATATCTATGAAATACAACGGCCAATTTCTAAAAGTCTTTACTTATGATTACAGAAATGTTAGGAAATGAAAAGACAAAATGATCATGAATTACACCATAGCCTTAGTATTCACACAGATCTGATGTGTTTACATAGATAGAGAGGAGATTACGTGAATTTGTACATCATTCACACTCGTACAATGTCGCTTCAGAGTTAGAATACGCGGTTAACTATTACTATATTATTGTGCCTGAGTAAGACGTATTGCCACAGGTGAAGAATACCTTCATGATTGCAGGAAGAACTTGAAAGAAGCGGTCGGAGACGAGTGCTTGACGAAAGAGATGTCGAAAGGTGATGACCACGCTTCTTATACTGCGTGCAAAGTGGGTCGGTCATGAAGTTCACTTGCAAGGGGAGTCAGTCACAACTATCTAATGACCggatcatcctctttttttttatggaaatttgtGTTAATTGGTTGAGCGGTTCACAGTACTGTAAGAGACTGGCGTAATCTGGTGGAGTGATTTTAGTTCTAATGAATTGCCTGTAGGATAAATTATCTGCTTTGTTTAAAGGAGAATGTCGTTCATTTGCATGGTGGTTTTGAGAAACTGGGTTTAGCTACTTCCATCACTTTGGTTTTAGGACATGATTTAATTATAAGAGATAATCAAATAAATGGaaggtatttttttcatttttttgtctttgtttttatCACAAATTCATTGCGAGTTTTACGCAacgttttattcatgagtttttaCACATGTTTTAACAACTCTTTCAAGACAAATGTTCTATTTCTTAGACATCTAAGCTCTGTCTCACTTAACTACCTCAAATAAATAGGCCATCACCATTTCTTTGCGGAATCAAACGTGTGCACTTTTGAACTTTACTAATGTTCTCTTCCAAGTACTTAGAGTAGTCTTATAGCAAATATAAGACAAATTAAACTTTGGCAATGTGATACAAACTGAAATAAATATTATGAGACAAATATCAAATTTAATCGAAATAACATGAAATTCAAATCTCGCGTTGTCTTTCTAGTATTGAAAAATAATCACAATGTACATTTtatcaagctattttttttttattatatgatgaAACTTCATTTTTCTTATAGGTTTAGGAAAGCCTGTCTTATTGattaaggtgtttttattttctctGCCCTATCTTACTTATTCTTCTTTAATGTGAAATATGTAATAGAAAGTAAAGATAATAGTATTTTTGTAAACTTGTTCCAACTATACTtttctcttataataataatagtaataataataatgataatattaataatgatgataataaaaataataataataataataataataataataataataataataataataataataataataataataataataataatcattattattattattattattattattattattattattttttttttttttcattatggagtACTGTACTCTCAAAGGTTACCTCCAAAGCATAAAACCTATTACTCCACAGCAAAGAGAAATGAATAAAGCGTAAAGGGTGTCTCCATAACCGGTCTGAGATGACCGTATGCTGAAGACACCAGCAACAATAATGTCAAGATCGGGAAACGAGATGGAAAATAAAGGTTAATCAGAGGAATTATAAGAAACGTGGTTTTACAACAAGCGCCcagcttttttattttattcttctgacgtattattatatcattattactgttattctactagccaagcttcaaccctaattggaaaagcaaaatactacaagcccatggactccaacaaggaaagcataTTAGTATGGAAAGGactaattgattgattttgagttttctggcatcctggcactGAAGGTCATtcacaccgatatcgtttattatagataaagaatTAAATTAATTCAAAACACAAAAGCAAATATCCTTGCAGAAGACCCTCTTCTAACATAAATCTGAAAATACTGCTAGCATATTATAagacatcctgcccaagaatcttggcaaggatgaactgctatcctcacctcgagcctccaaCAGATATCTACTTTTCCAagtgctaaaagtggggcatttagtcaacaaatgcctcactgtcaggggtaccaaaTAGTCGTAGGAAAGGAAATGGAGGAGAAACGAATagactataaatgagaaataaaaaaaatcaatataagatattttaagatcaataacagccttgaataaaaaagttatataaactttaaatgagAATTATATCAAACTGTTTAACAGAAACTCATTTGCAacacgtttgaacttctgaaggtccACTGCTTCAACTACaaaatcaggaagatcattccgcaatcaggtcacagctggaataaaacttctcgaatactgtgtagaattgaaccTTATAATAGAGAAGGCAagtgcagtctgggaagatctgaattcaaaggatggtcagaattagggaaaatcttatgtaacaagcataaagaactaactgaatgacgtgccagagattgatatacaGATTAgtgataagaaatttaacagaaggTAAGTTTTTGTCCAGCAAATATAGATGAGAGTCAACaactgaagaccatacaggagaataatatttataatatgatAGAAGGAAGGAATTGAAACACTTCCTCGTaatgaaattatatcaaataattgtCAGGACATTTTCAAAGAATTGTACCTAACAGTGAAATTGCAACGGTTAATctgtaaatattcacatatataggaTTTATaactcccccccacacacaaacatatatatatatatatatatatatatatatatatatatatatatatataaatatatatatatatatatatatatatatatatatatatacatatatatatgtatatatatacataatgtatatatatagatagatagaaagatatatagatatgtatatatttatatatatatatatatatatatatatatatatatatatatatataatgtatatatatatatatatatatatatatatatatatatatatatatatatatgtatgtatatatataaatgtatatatatagatatatatatatatatatatatatatatatatatatatatatatatatatatatatatatatagacagatagatcgttttgtatatatatatatatatatatatatatatatagaaagatagatagatgatatatatatatatatatatatatatatatatatatatatatatacatgtggggtGTGTGCGtaagtatgcttgtatgtatgagGCATTCATACTTGTGCATGATCGTTTGTAAtattaagatgaaaaaataaatacttaaatttttaaGGTTAGTGGGAGAGATATTGAATTTAGATTCTTTCCATATATTCTGAATCTAATATAAGCAATATGTTGTTTCctatgatgacacacacacacaaacaaacacatataccaCCCTTAGATGTCGGAGGAAAAGTTATCAGCTTGATGGAACTGTTCGTCTTTAACAAGGTTAAGGTAACGGACGATGGGAGAGGAGTACTGGCCATTAAACATCCTTCACTTCCCGATTCTTCTGCCCAGTTAATGACATCATATTGGACACTTTCTTTATCTTTACTTTCCTTTATAAATCTTTCCGGTTTCATGATGTTTTCTGTTCTACGGTTATTGTGAAAACACTAAAAATTGGGTATTCTCATATCTTTCCAGACATTTGGGACTTACAATCAATAAAGGATATCTAATCAACTATCTTTTGGGAACGTTATAAGATTATTATATTCTTTGCAcaaattttcaaagtttttttttcttaaaactagatCTTTATtcctatatggaaaaaaaaaaacatttatctatAAATTAATCATGCAAACAAATGAAATCATAAATAAGGGATTATAGGATTTACATTCTGCATGAGAAGATTATAGATTAGAAAGAGATTGTCTGGATGAGCTCCTTAGCCAAATGTCCTTTATCTCACTCAATATCCTACAACGTTTTATCGAGTTCATACACTCCCACACATGCTCGCGTAACAtaagcgtgtgtgtatgtatatatatatatatatatatatatatatatatatatatatatatatatatatatatatatatatatatatatatacatatatatatatatataaactgtatatatatatatatatatatatatatatatatatacaatatatataaactgtatatatatatatgtatatatatatatatatatatatatatatatatatatatatatatatatatatatatatatatatatatatatatatatatatatatataccgtgctaggcggtatatcttagcaatctacgtttgccaacggttatactcgtttAAGCGGATGAGCaatttggtggagtaatgagagctttgggtgagAAGGAAATGCCCCCctgaatctcaatgaagtcactgatagcagggtgacggatgggctttaaggcgatgaacaaactgtctcttcggcttttactcctgatgcctggcggttgatcttactagaattagtatggaccggaagGGGTCACTGGCCTTAgtaagataggcactgcgcatcacaaggaactggctatcctttgatgtatattgccaatgaatcctctatggatttagtcagtcacggaaagagaagaaaaaaaatggcccgagtcccgggcgtagcgggatgctaagaatctcccggtttataaataccaaagaaaaatttaaaataggtaattggaacgtTAGAccaatgaatcagattgggaagttacagcaagcggagagtgaatttatgaaatatagtttggatttcttggccctgagtgaaacacgttgtaaggctATTGGTAAGGAAatgttagaccaaggcaatatattaatctactcaggaagatcagatggagttggaagaggagtagtaatgatgatgacaccaagagcagaaaaggcattaaccgagtggggagctgtaaatagtagattgttactagcaaagttcaaatcaaagcagtgcaatatgaatattattgtttaCTATGCCCCatcaaatgattctcctgaagaaaggaaagatgaatactatgaagaacggcagggggtaatagatgagatcctagagagagatatgaaaattgtgattggcgacttccaTGCTAAAGTTGGATGGAATAATTAAGGGATAGAAAATGTGCTGGGTGTGTTACGCCCAGGAGGGAGGGGTGTCTATACCCTGGTGGGCGGGGATAACCAGAGAAgaacactcagaaaccacacactcccacaaattgcggaACCAGCCGGTtgcagttaagaaagggggagggggtggaaggtGGTTGAAGGATTTTGAATccactaaatatttagacgtcaattttgaCTGCCCGGgtacactataataataataataataataataataataataataataataataataataataataataataataataataataataataataataataatatgtgaaaaaaataaatagataaattgaaaAGCGAGtagatttttttaattatcaaaaaaaaaaaaaaaaaaaaaaaaacaataagcacTTAACACCCTTATACTTGCCTTATGTTAATGTTATTTGTcaattgaaaattttcttttttaatcatagAAAAAAATGCAACTTTCAAATATCAAACAAAAGTGTTTGGTCGATCTGATTGCAAAACCCTTAGTCACCCTTTCCTTTTCTTATAAGGTTCGAGACATCTTTCCATTCAACGCAGCTTATGATGACATATACAGTAAAGGAATCATCACAGATAGGGGGTTGCTTTACTgcctttttctttctatatttagtCTATAATTACCTCGTTTGTACGTCTTGTAACAAGGTTTTACAAAAGTTTattgttcttcatatatatatatatatatatatatatatatatatatatatatatatatatatatatatatacatatatatatatatatatatatatatatatatatatatatttatatatatcatatatatatacacacacacccatatatatatatatatatatatatatatatatatatatatatatatatatatatatatatatatatatatatatatatatagttatttaatgTAGCTTGTAATATAACCAAAGATCACATATGCAAAATCGAATCTGTAGTT
Above is a window of Palaemon carinicauda isolate YSFRI2023 chromosome 6, ASM3689809v2, whole genome shotgun sequence DNA encoding:
- the LOC137642108 gene encoding uncharacterized protein encodes the protein MKVLILVTLVSAVLCFPSPQSHHSDSLYPIIPYEFAFEVADPPTNNFQNRAEVKLPNGDVFGSWSLLLPDGNIQTVTYNVTGNQGLQYSLVLTPTEITPVANN